Sequence from the Nymphaea colorata isolate Beijing-Zhang1983 unplaced genomic scaffold, ASM883128v2 scaffold0629, whole genome shotgun sequence genome:
cccaaccccaaccccaaccccaaccccaaccccaaccccaaccccaaccccaaccccaaccccatcatTTGGTATGTTTATCATTGAGGAGGAGGGtaacttttatgatttttagcATATAGAAATGACGTGTAATAAGCAGTCATTGGGTTGCCATTTGTTTAATTGTGATGTATAGGGTGGGAAATAAGGGAAATAAAGGGATCGATGAGGAATGATGAGGAATTGTGGTGGGATAATGGGGGAATTATGTAATTGGACAAGATAAAAAGATAACAATTATGTGATGGTTGATGGATTATCTTTTTCTGTTCACTTAAACTCTTGAAACCGGATTATATTTATAGATAATATTGATGCTTACCCGTTTGGCTGCCACATGCCCAAAGGTGATGCTGCGACCCACCTACCACGCAGCTTTCAAGAAATACGATTTCACCGATGCGCTCAACTTCAAGTCACTCCTCAACGAGGACGAACTCATCGTCATTGATACCGCCCACCAGTTCGCACAAACGCACCTACTGCCCAGGATACTCGAAGATTACAGAGAGGAAAAGTTTGATCGGTCGGTGATCAAACTCATGGGAGAGAATGGATTGCTAGGATGCACCTTGACCGAATACGGAGGAGCAGGACTATCCGAAGTTTCATACGGATTGATCAATAAGGAAATCGAGAGAATCGACAGCGCCTATAGGTCAGCCATGAGCGTGCAAAGCTCACTAGTCATCCACCCCATCAACGAGTTCGCCACCAAAGAAGCCAAGGAAAAGTATCTACCAGGATTGATCAAGGGAGAGCTTGTGGGATGCTTCGGCCTCACTGAGCCTGACCACGGATCAGACCCCGGCTCCATGACCACCAGAGCCAAGCTAGATGGCAATGAGTACGTGCTGAACGGATCCAAGATGTGGATCACCAACTCGCCGATCGCCGATGTGTTCGTGGTGTGGGCGAAGGACGAAAAGGAGACATCAGGGGGTTCATCCTGGAGAAGGGCATGAAGGGCCTCACTGCCaacaaaatcaaaggaaaactGTCGCTTAGAGCCTCCATCACCGGTGATATCTCCATGGACAACGTCCGTGTGCCCCTTTCCAACGCATTCCCTACAGTAAAGGGCCTCAAGGGGCCATTCTCTTGCCTCAACTCAGCCAGATTCGGCATCTCTTGGGGAGTTCTCGGAGCAGCTGAGTTTGCTTCCACCAGGCAAGGAAATACGTCTTATAGCGCAAGCAGTTCGGAGTTCCCCTTGCCTCCTTCCAGCTGGTCCAGCACAAGCTGGCTCAAATGAATACCGACATCGCTTTGGGTCAGCAGGCGGTGCTCCAGGTTGCCAGGCTGAAAGAGAGTGGAAATTTGGCTGTGGAGATGATATCGATGCTGAAGAGGAACAATTGCATGAAGGCCATCCAGATCGCCAGAGACGCCAGggaaatgatgggaggaaacgGCATCACAGAGGAGTATCACGTCTTGCGCCACGCCATCAATCTGGAGACAGTCAACACCTACGAGGGGACCAACGACATCCACGCTCTCATCCTCGGCAGAGCCATCACCGGAATAGAGGCATTCACGCGTTGATTAATCCCATAATTGCCTACCTATCATGACAGTTATCCATCCATATCCGTACAGCCTAATAATTTTAGTGATAGTTCAATATATGCGGGCTTCTTTCGAGAAAAAACGAGGAAAAATATTAACCAAGAGACAGGAAGTCATCTCATCGGATCTCTCGCAGTCCAAGTCCTCACTCCTATAGCCCGATTTAGCATTCAAAGCCAATCCCAAAGGCACCAGTATCAGGAAGGCACTCTAGCAAGCTCAGGTCATGCTGGAGGAGGAAAAGTAGGCAAGGGAGGATCTGTAGAAGAAGGTTTCCAAATTGCAGATGCGAGGGATCGAGAGGTAAAAGTAATTTCGGAGGATCATCCAATAGTCGATTCCTTTTTgtctaaaataaaaaagcagCAGCATTTTGAGCGCAGATCTCAAGCTCATCCGATAGAggttgctttcctttttctaggCGACGCAAGATGAAGTATAGCGACACATGCAGTAGGAAAGATAGTGGATATAACTTCACATGGAGAGAAGAGTGCAAGCGATCACCAAACACGCAGAACAGTAACTTCAACAGCACAAGAGAATGCAAGCTTTGAGCTATTAGAAAATCCATAGAGAAATCACAACAGCCATCAACCACTCCGCAGCATATTGACAgagaatgaagaaatgaaacGACAAATCAAAGAACTCACCTTCAAGAATAACCTGCTCAAGGAAGAAAGAGGCCTACTCATCGAAGAAGTCCTCGCCAAGAAGAGTCTAATACTCAAAATGTATGCGCAACTCAAAGAGAAATATAATAAGGATGATGAGATCTAAAAGGAAATATAGATATTGCGGAAACAGAGGAGAGGAGTGGAAAAATTGTATGCAAATTATGAACAGAATGAAAGGAAATAGGCGGATGGGTGCTTCAAAACAATATAAAGCATA
This genomic interval carries:
- the LOC116245304 gene encoding LOW QUALITY PROTEIN: uncharacterized protein LOC116245304 (The sequence of the model RefSeq protein was modified relative to this genomic sequence to represent the inferred CDS: inserted 2 bases in 2 codons; substituted 1 base at 1 genomic stop codon), with protein sequence MLRPTYHAAFKKYDFTDALNFKSLLNEDELIVIDTAHQFAQTHLLPRILEDYREEKFDRSVIKLMGENGLLGCTLTEYGGAGLSEVSYGLINKEIERIDSAYRSAMSVQSSLVIHPINEFATKEAKEKYLPGLIKGELVGCFGLTEPDHGSDPGSMTTRAKLDGNEYVLNGSKMWITNSPIADVFVVWAKDEXGDIRGFILEKGMKGLTANKIKGKLSLRASITGDISMDNVRVPLSNAFPTVKGLKGPFSCLNSARFGISWGVLGAAEXCFHQARKYVLXRKQFGVPLASFQLVQHKLAQMNTDIALGQQAVLQVARLKESGNLAVEMISMLKRNNCMKAIQIARDAREMMGGNGITEEYHVLRHAINLETVNTYEGTNDIHALILGRAITGIEAFTR